A single window of Leeuwenhoekiella sp. MAR_2009_132 DNA harbors:
- a CDS encoding protein-disulfide reductase DsbD family protein — translation MIKYGFLLVLFLFTVTGNAQVFGQSDTTKNPVQWQAEVQKLDDATYALILNADIEKDWHVYSQFTDPDGSLPIELEFLNVAADFTLEGPTKESETHTEYSDVFEVDETFFTDDATLTQNIKITKEDLSVVKLILKYQVCKEVCINEEKYIVFDLKAGKGLVLEDFNAFKDYDTIERNVEKITPVQEEIKLEEKQGLWTIFFLAFASGFLALLTPCVFPMIPMTVSFFTKQSKNAATGRRNAILYGFFIVIIYVLLGTLVTAIFGADALNALSTNVWFNIIFFVLLVVFAISFFGAFEIMLPNSWANAVDRKADRGGVFGIFFMALALAIVSFSCTGPIVGTLLVQAASEGGLAPILGMLGFSLAIAIPFALFALFPGLMNSLPKSGGWLNSVKVVLGFLELALAFKFLSNADLVLQAHLLEREVFLAIWIAIFGALALYLFGKIRLSHDTPIDHISSGRLVFGLFVMAFTIYLIPGLWGAPLKLISGFPPPMNYSESPYGVGYMKGGTGATTSEMPEEAELGPYQLITFTDYDAGMAFAKAENKPVLLDFTGKACVNCRKMEERVWGEPQILSKLQNDVVLISLFVDLKEKLPEAAQYVSETTGKRIQTVGNKWSDFQIKKYQINAQPYYVLLTPDGNELNTPIGYTPEVDEFEAWLEEGIAAFNK, via the coding sequence ATGATTAAATATGGTTTTCTTCTTGTACTTTTTTTATTTACAGTTACAGGAAATGCTCAGGTATTCGGGCAATCAGATACAACTAAAAACCCCGTGCAGTGGCAAGCCGAAGTACAAAAGCTTGACGATGCGACGTACGCCTTAATTCTTAATGCAGATATTGAGAAAGACTGGCATGTATATTCTCAGTTTACAGATCCTGATGGTTCATTACCTATAGAACTTGAGTTTTTAAATGTGGCAGCAGATTTTACGTTAGAAGGTCCTACTAAAGAAAGTGAAACCCATACCGAGTACAGTGATGTTTTTGAAGTTGATGAAACTTTTTTTACAGACGACGCTACCCTTACGCAAAATATTAAAATCACGAAAGAAGATTTAAGTGTGGTTAAATTGATACTCAAATACCAGGTTTGTAAAGAGGTTTGTATCAACGAAGAGAAGTATATAGTTTTCGATCTTAAGGCAGGTAAAGGATTAGTTCTGGAGGACTTTAATGCATTTAAAGATTATGATACGATTGAGCGGAACGTAGAAAAGATAACCCCTGTACAAGAAGAGATTAAACTTGAAGAAAAACAAGGTTTATGGACGATTTTCTTTCTTGCTTTTGCTTCAGGATTTCTGGCGCTGTTAACACCTTGCGTTTTCCCAATGATCCCTATGACAGTAAGTTTTTTTACAAAACAGAGTAAAAATGCTGCTACCGGTCGTCGTAACGCTATTTTATACGGTTTTTTTATCGTTATTATTTACGTCTTGCTGGGAACACTGGTTACGGCTATTTTTGGTGCAGATGCATTGAATGCCTTATCAACAAACGTATGGTTTAATATTATTTTCTTCGTCTTACTGGTCGTTTTTGCTATTTCTTTTTTTGGAGCCTTTGAGATTATGTTACCTAACTCCTGGGCAAATGCTGTAGATCGTAAAGCAGATAGAGGAGGCGTGTTTGGTATCTTTTTTATGGCATTAGCGCTTGCTATCGTATCCTTTAGTTGTACCGGGCCTATTGTAGGTACATTACTGGTTCAGGCAGCTTCAGAAGGTGGTCTTGCTCCTATACTGGGAATGCTAGGATTCTCTCTGGCAATTGCAATACCATTTGCTTTGTTTGCATTGTTCCCGGGCTTAATGAATTCGCTACCTAAGTCTGGTGGTTGGTTAAATTCGGTTAAAGTGGTTTTAGGATTTCTAGAGCTGGCTTTGGCATTTAAATTTCTTTCAAACGCAGACCTCGTATTGCAAGCGCATTTGTTAGAACGCGAAGTCTTTCTGGCTATTTGGATTGCTATTTTTGGAGCTTTGGCACTGTATTTATTTGGTAAAATACGATTGTCTCACGATACGCCTATAGATCATATTTCTTCGGGAAGATTGGTTTTCGGACTTTTTGTTATGGCTTTTACAATTTATTTAATTCCCGGTTTATGGGGCGCGCCGCTTAAGTTAATTAGTGGTTTCCCTCCACCTATGAATTATAGCGAATCTCCCTATGGAGTAGGCTATATGAAGGGAGGTACAGGCGCTACAACTTCTGAAATGCCTGAAGAAGCGGAGTTAGGACCATACCAACTCATAACATTTACGGACTATGATGCAGGTATGGCTTTCGCTAAAGCGGAAAATAAACCCGTACTATTAGATTTTACGGGTAAAGCTTGTGTGAATTGCCGTAAAATGGAGGAGCGCGTTTGGGGTGAACCTCAGATTTTAAGTAAACTTCAGAATGATGTCGTTCTAATTTCATTGTTTGTAGATTTAAAAGAAAAACTACCCGAAGCAGCACAGTATGTAAGCGAAACCACCGGTAAACGCATTCAAACAGTAGGTAATAAATGGAGCGATTTTCAGATTAAAAAATACCAGATAAACGCTCAGCCTTATTACGTTTTACTTACACCAGACGGAAACGAATTAAATACCCCTATAGGGTATACGCCAGAGGTTGATGAATTTGAAGCCTGGCTCGAAGAAGGCATTGCCGCCTTTAATAAATAA
- the tilS gene encoding tRNA lysidine(34) synthetase TilS translates to MFHAFLKHITARFPFLKERSVLLAVSGGIDSVVLAHLLKRAELDFEIAHCNFSLRGSESDAEAVFVRELAQQLNMKFHLQKFNTKAFAAAHKVSTQMAARELRYAWFNELCNQFNLTHTLTAHHAQDDLETFLININRASGLEGLKGMTEASEHILRPLLPFSREEILAYAKENNIVWREDSSNETDNYLRNHFRHHAIPALSQAAPDFLIQFKKTQKHLQEAADLLEDYTAFLFSKIVTESFQGYELSIIQLREVPNTKAVLYQLLKGFGFTAWDNIYDLLQAQSGKQVLSENYRLIKDRDVLILSAHKSQPKDKYIFDKIDSEVKLPNLKLLKESISSLDILKKNEAVFDEAQLNFPLYVRKWEEGDSFYPYGMRGKKKVSKYFKDLKYSALDKESAWLLCSGTDIIWIVGERTDNRYKINSQATKLVKITAVYD, encoded by the coding sequence ATGTTTCATGCCTTTTTAAAGCACATCACAGCCCGGTTTCCGTTTCTAAAAGAGCGTTCTGTTTTACTTGCTGTTAGCGGTGGGATTGACAGCGTCGTATTAGCACACCTATTAAAACGAGCAGAATTAGATTTTGAAATTGCGCATTGTAATTTTTCGCTACGCGGAAGTGAAAGTGATGCAGAAGCAGTATTTGTCAGGGAGTTGGCTCAACAACTCAATATGAAATTTCACCTTCAGAAGTTTAATACTAAAGCATTTGCAGCTGCACACAAAGTATCTACACAAATGGCGGCTCGTGAGTTACGGTACGCCTGGTTTAATGAATTGTGTAATCAATTCAATTTAACGCATACCCTTACCGCGCATCACGCTCAGGATGATCTTGAGACGTTTTTAATAAATATAAATCGCGCCAGTGGTCTTGAAGGCTTAAAAGGTATGACCGAAGCGAGCGAACATATTTTACGACCTTTACTTCCCTTTAGCCGTGAAGAAATTCTGGCTTACGCAAAAGAAAATAATATAGTCTGGCGTGAAGACAGCAGTAATGAGACTGATAATTACCTGCGCAATCATTTTAGACACCACGCAATACCGGCTTTATCTCAAGCAGCACCAGATTTTTTAATTCAGTTTAAAAAAACACAAAAACATTTACAGGAAGCTGCAGATTTATTAGAAGATTACACGGCATTTCTATTCTCTAAAATCGTTACAGAATCGTTTCAAGGTTATGAGTTGAGCATAATCCAATTACGCGAAGTACCTAATACTAAAGCGGTTTTGTATCAACTATTAAAAGGTTTTGGGTTTACGGCCTGGGATAATATTTATGATTTGTTACAGGCACAGTCTGGCAAGCAAGTACTTTCAGAAAATTATCGGCTAATTAAAGATCGCGATGTATTGATTTTAAGCGCACATAAATCACAGCCTAAAGATAAATACATCTTTGATAAAATAGATTCTGAAGTTAAACTACCCAACTTAAAATTGCTAAAAGAATCAATTTCTAGCTTAGATATTTTAAAAAAGAACGAAGCCGTTTTTGATGAAGCGCAATTAAATTTTCCGCTTTATGTACGCAAATGGGAGGAAGGCGATTCTTTTTATCCTTATGGTATGCGCGGTAAAAAGAAAGTGAGTAAATACTTTAAAGATTTAAAATACTCGGCACTAGATAAGGAGTCCGCGTGGTTATTGTGTTCGGGTACAGATATAATATGGATTGTAGGTGAGCGCACAGACAATCGGTATAAAATAAATTCGCAGGCGACTAAGCTTGTTAAAATTACAGCAGTGTATGATTAA